A section of the Euwallacea similis isolate ESF13 chromosome 9, ESF131.1, whole genome shotgun sequence genome encodes:
- the LOC136410910 gene encoding fap1 adhesin-like encodes MDTEAPIQVAQLNINNNNFPVYQGVNTVGRNRQAIINIIHMNISQNHAIIVTLQDNHYISDLKSSNGTFVDGTKLKPFQLYPLSHYANIILGTLNGTYICQGDFCTTTYLNISLETQSFYNKNTQLLEVTQSMDLHDAPTQRISWAKPLTNCKELPADPKTIVKKSIGANDKSLTLPEIDQCNNENLPLLTNNENFMELNNVSKPIEEDEETEIMTIERPSCPVFVEEDNELTDCEEDEKCSEALTPVKQHAIREESNDSLQFLNSENSVIKTELKNDFKIIDSNGSGSFITSQSVQQKPEEQHSSDDSDSPIVARTARKCGHIISTPDFLDSNNIKKSSAEQEHTVLANESRSKTQLYNISIPAAESSMFDVSIPATQDKLWWNDSDCIPATQDVSVLPKRESQNRAKSSQLSEENFKLGLTQLIDSSANESPNNIEDSFLAATQKIVSGVFRSTIKAQNQQKADYESQKTCDNQPKTENVIVQKIAHNVLEEFTDKVITESSTVQDKNNDTQKLVADVFQVLNHTSAVDISKSQEKNICDTAIQKVSSENYMKPTQVIFNPNTTSICDAVSQKISSDVFMKPTQKMPLSTLEPKKDIVEASIQNAVKWTVLPCNDDANVDNAATQKVSSDVFQKPTQGISRNIMESDEDFFTAPTQKVIFKPTVTLMEDDEEVYNVATQKVFSDIFMKPIQDMSIIKSGKDVLDIPTQTVTLKSNVTPIDGDEDVYNEATQKVSSDIFMKPTQKRSFIESDKDIFKAPTIDDEENVYDAATQKIALRTSESHKNGDDIFDASTQKVSVFKTGKSLIHGNEVVYDIPHQKICEAQKANKDIYVHKPALSSVVNSQENEDVYDSPTQKISLSVEILRQKGDETFLAPIQKVSTWKKSTKWDGELCTKPVQNIVSNSAENEKELDVHSVPPRNAVTEDEDDIKEVELKRDENLSLIKDEKNQEDVLRIVKDPIPQNDYQKGSSTEQNAFSEAQIEDSVQKSVDPSTGVVEVPSRAQLQTEKKKIKKSFSFKKTPCNLDASLSVLSNESKVSAKSLLDETASESSNMRQHSLENLITNSSHWDVNQSMALAESKMSKTRKVTKGTKITVSVPKNRQSLTIAKPKIIEEQVEERLKKGKNARKPSEVKPVRGKARIQEHNDGERCVSIRSVRKKIVKSEIEDNQVVPEKFHEKAKNSKDNLDSQSRRQDLNKTNTVKSENGNEALLECTTLARQTSKRFKITSQEQSHSSSFERDTSCKEESAFEDIMKKGRKKRKKTVEEEFIVVASPPKKLKTQSMPNTPQRGLRRPKPKVVFTMLESPLLESLIKQLGGRMVFSIETCSVLITEHVKRSQKLLAAIGLGKPICSPTWITDSKKNHEFLDPWDYILTDPEAEQKWDFSLRESLNRSQAKKLFNSYSFHIQVTAGVDVLKGTIEACGGKCLPKIPSGPLENAYVISLKENQGKYSRIVKRHPHFKVIEPEAIFDAALRQELRFSRHILT; translated from the exons ATGGATACAGAAGCTCCTATTCAG gTGGCCcaactaaatattaataacaacaattttcctGTTTACCAAGGAGTGAATACTGTAGGTCGTAACCGCCAGGCTATCATTAACATCATACATATG AACATAAGTCAAAACCATGCGATTATTGTAACTTTACAAGACAACCATTATATCAGCGATTTAAAATCAAGCAATGGTACCTTTGTTGATGGCACCAAACTAAAACCTTTCCAACTATACCCATTGTCCCACTATGCAAATATCATCTTGGGCACCTTGAATGGGACATATATTTGCCAAGGAGACTTCTGCACCACCACCTATTTGAATATCTCCTTGGAAACTCAATCattctataataaaaacacCCAGTTGCTTGAAGTGACTCAGTCAATGGATTTGCATGATGCTCCCACTCAAAGGATTAGTTGGGCAAAACCTCTTACAAACTGTAAAGAATTGCCTGCAGATCCTAAAACAATTGTCAAAAAGTCTATTGGGGCAAACGATAAAAGTTTAACCTTGCCTGAAATTGATCAGTGTAACAATGAAAACCTGCCCCTGTTGACAAATAATGAGAATTTCATGGAACTTAATAATGTATCTAAACCAATTGAAGAAGATGAAGAGACTGAAATAATGACAATTGAGAGGCCTTCATGTCCAGTATTTGTTGAGGAAGATAATGAATTAACTGACTGTGAAGAAGATGAGAAATGTAGTGAGGCTTTAACACCTGTCAAACAACATGCTATAAGAGAAGAGAGTAATGATTCCCTGCAGTTTTTAAACTCTGAAAACTCTGTAATTAAAACAGAGCTTAAGAATGACTTCAAGATTATTGACTCTAATGGCTCAGGTAGCTTCATAACATCTCAATCAGTACAGCAAAAGCCAGAAGAACAACACTCCTCAGACGACTCTGATTCCCCTATAGTTGCCAGAACTGCGCGAAAGTGTGGTCACATCATTTCTACTCCAGACTTTCTTGACAGTAATAACATCAAGAAATCCTCAGCAGAGCAAGAACATACAGTATTGGCAAACGAGAGCAGATCAAAAACTCAGCTCTATAACATCTCTATACCAGCAGCTGAATCCAGCATGTTTGATGTGAGCATTCCAGCAACTCAAGATAAATTATGGTGGAACGACAGTGATTGTATTCCAGCGACTCAGGACGTTTCAGTACTCCCCAAGAGAGAATCCCAAAACAGGGCAAAAAGTAGCCAACTAAGTGAAGAAAACTTCAAACTTGGATTAACCCAATTGATAGATTCCTCAGCAAATGAATCACCCAATAATATTGAAGATTCATTTTTAGCTGCAACACAGAAGATAGTTTCGGGGGTGTTTAGATCAACAATAAAAGCGCAGAATCAACAAAAAGCTGATTATGAGAGTCAGAAGACATGTGACAATCAACCTAAAACAGAAAATGTTATAGTTCAAAAAATTGCACACAATGTTCTTGAAGAATTTACTGATAAGGTGATAACTGAATCGAGTACAGTACAggataaaaataatgacaCTCAGAAACTAGTTGCAGATGTCTTTCAAGTTCTTAATCACACATCAGCTGTGGACATATCAAAATCACAGGAAAAGAACATTTGTGACACGGCTATTCAGAAAGTGTCTTCAGAGAATTATATGAAGCCTACTCAGGTGATTTTTAACCCTAACACGACCTCAATTTGTGATGCAGTTAGTCAGAAAATATCTTCAGACGTTTTTATGAAGCCCACTCAAAAAATGCCACTGAGCACTTTAGAACCCAAAAAAGATATTGTTGAAGCCTCTATTCAGAACGCAGTTAAGTGGACTGTGTTACCGTGTAATGATGATGCAAATGTCGATAATGCAGCTACTCAGAAAGTGTCTTCAGACGTATTTCAGAAACCTACTCAGGGAATATCCCGAAACATAATGGAATCTGATGAAGATTTCTTTACAGCCCCTACTCAGAAGGTGATTTTCAAACCTACTGTGACTCTAATGGAAGATGATGAAGAGGTTTACAATGTAGCTACCCAGAAAGTTTTTTCAGACATTTTTATGAAGCCCATTCAGGACATGAGCATAATAAAATCTGGAAAAGATGTCTTAGATATCCCTACTCAGACGGTGACTTTAAAATCTAATGTGACGCCAATTGATGGCGACGAAGATGTTTATAACGAAGCTACTCAAAAAGTAtcttcagatatttttatgaagcCTACTCAAAAGAGGAGCTTCATAGAATCTGACAAAGATATCTTTAAAGCCCCGACCATTGATGATGAAGAAAACGTATATGATGCGGCAACTCAGAAAATAGCTCTGAGAACTTCGGAATCACATAAAAATGGTGATGATATATTTGATGCATCAACTCAGAAAGTATCGGTGTTTAAAACAGGAAAATCACTTATTCATGGTAATGAAGTGGTTTATGATATTCCTCATCAGAAAATTTGTGAGGCTCAGAAAGCTAATAAAGATATCTACGTTCATAAGCCAGCTTTAAGTTCTGTAGTGAATTCTCAGGAAAACGAGGATGTTTATGATTCTCCGACTCAGAAAATTTCTCTTTCGGTCGAGATTCTCAGGCAAAAGGGTGATGAAACATTCTTAGCTCCCATTCAGAAAGTTTCAACTTGGAAAAAATCCACTAAATGGGACGGGGAATTGTGCACGAAACCTGTTCAGAACATTGTGTCTAACAGCGCAGAAAATGAGAAGGAATTAGATGTGCACTCAGTCCCTCCTCGGAACGCGGTTACAGAAGATGAAGATGACATCAAGGAAGTTGAGTTAAAAAGAGACGAAAATTTAAGTTtgataaaagatgaaaaaaatcagGAGGACGTGTTGAGAATTGTTAAAGACCCCATACCTCAAAATGATTATCAAAAAGGTTCTTCAACTGAGCAGAACGCATTTTCTGAGGCTCAAATTGAGGATTCAGTTCAGAAATCTGTAGACCCGTCAACAGGGGTAGTAGAAGTGCCTTCAAGAGCGCAACTACAGaccgaaaagaaaaaaataaaaaagtcgttttcgttcaaaaaaacaccctgtaatttGGATGCTAGTCTCTCAGTGTTATCAAATGAATCCAAAGTTTCAGCCAAATCTCTCCTTGACGAGACTGCATCTGAGAGCTCAAATATGCGCCAACATTCCCTGGAGAACTTAATCACCAATAGCAGTCACTGGGATGTTAACCAATCCATGGCCTTAGCCGAGTCTAAAATGTCGAAAACCCGGAAGGTTACTAAAGGGACGAAGATCACAGTTTCCGTTCCAAAGAACCGACAATCGCTGACTATTGCCAAAcctaaaataattgaagaacaGGTGGAAGAGAGATTAAAGAAGGGAAAGAATGCTAGAAAACCTTCTGAGGTAAAGCCTGTAAGAGGAAAAGCTAGAATTCAGGAACATAATGATGGTGAGAGGTGTGTTTCTATCAGGTCagttaggaaaaaaattgttaaatctGAAATTGAGGATAATCAGGTAGTGCCCGAGAAGTTCCAtgaaaaggcaaaaaattcGAAAGATAATTTAGATTCTCAGAGTCGGAGGCAAGATTTGAATAAGACCAATACTGTGAAATCTGAAAATGGTAATGAGGCATTATTAGAATGTACTACACTTGCTCGACAAACCTCCAAGAGGTTTAAAATTACGAGTCAGGAGCAATCTCATAGTAGCTCCTTCGAGAGAGATACCTCGTGCAAAGAAGAGAGTGCTTTCGAGGATATTATGAAGAAAggtagaaaaaaaagaaagaaaacagTGGAGGAGGAGTTTATCGTTGTTGCAAGTCCTCCGAAGAAGTTGAAGACCCAGAGTATGCCTAATACGCCACAG CGAGGGTTGAGAAGGCCGAAGCCCAAGGTTGTGTTTACCATGCTTGAGAGTCCGCTGTTAGAGTCTTTGATAAAGCAGTTGG GTGGTAGGATGgttttttccattgaaacCTGTTCAGTTTTGATCACAGAACACGTAAAACGCTCTCAAAAGCTGCTGGCGGCGATCGGCCTGGGGAAGCCCATTTGCTCCCCCACATGGATCACcgattcaaagaaaaatcacgAATTTTTAg ACCCTTGGGACTACATTCTTACCGACCCCGAAGCGGAGCAGAAATGGGACTTTTCCCTTAGAGAGTCCCTAAACCGAAGTCAAGCCAAAAAGCTCTTCAACTCATATAGTTTCCACATTCAAGTGACTGCCGGGGTTGATGTGCTTAAAG GGACAATTGAAGCGTGCGGGGGCAAGTGCTTACCCAAGATACCTTCAGGGCCTTTGGAGAACGCCTATGTGATATCCTTAAAGGAAAATCAGGGCAAATATAGCAGGATAGTGAAAAGGCACCCGCATTTTAAAGTGATCGAGCCCGAAGCCATCTTTGACGCGGCCTTAAGGCAGGAACTGCGGTTTTCCCGCCACATTTTAACATGA